The following are from one region of the Bradyrhizobium septentrionale genome:
- a CDS encoding ABC transporter ATP-binding protein: protein MAEQGDDAIIRVRDITVQFGKTRVLDGLDLDVKRGEILGFVGPSGAGKSVLTRTIIGLVPKVSGRIEVFGVDLDAASSAQRRAVERRWGILFQQGALFSSLTVRQNIQFPAREYLRVSQRLLDEIMVAKLVMVGLKPEVADRYPSELSGGMIKRVALARALALDPELVFLDEPTSGLDPIGAGDFDELVRTLQRTLGLTVFMVTHDLDSLYTACDRIAVLGNGKIIAAGSIADMKASQHPWLQQYFNGKRARAVVA from the coding sequence ATGGCCGAGCAAGGCGACGACGCCATCATCCGGGTCCGCGACATTACCGTTCAATTCGGCAAGACGCGGGTGCTCGACGGCCTCGACCTCGACGTCAAGCGCGGCGAGATCCTCGGCTTCGTCGGTCCGTCGGGAGCCGGCAAGTCGGTGCTGACGCGCACCATCATCGGCCTGGTGCCGAAGGTCTCCGGCCGCATCGAAGTGTTCGGCGTCGATCTCGATGCTGCGAGCTCGGCGCAGCGCCGAGCGGTCGAGCGGCGCTGGGGCATCCTGTTCCAGCAGGGCGCGCTGTTCTCTTCGCTTACGGTGCGCCAGAACATCCAGTTTCCGGCGCGCGAGTATCTGCGCGTCTCGCAGCGGCTGCTCGACGAGATCATGGTGGCGAAACTGGTGATGGTCGGGCTGAAGCCCGAGGTCGCCGATCGCTACCCGTCGGAATTGTCCGGCGGCATGATCAAGCGCGTCGCGCTGGCGCGCGCACTCGCGCTCGATCCTGAACTGGTGTTTCTCGACGAGCCGACATCAGGCCTCGATCCGATCGGCGCCGGCGATTTCGACGAGCTGGTGCGCACCCTGCAGCGCACTTTGGGGCTGACCGTTTTCATGGTAACCCACGATCTCGACAGTCTTTACACCGCGTGCGACCGTATCGCCGTTTTAGGGAACGGTAAGATCATTGCTGCAGGATCGATTGCCGACATGAAGGCATCGCAGCATCCATGGCTGCAGCAATATTTCAACGGCAAGCGCGCCCGTGCCGTTGTGGCCTAG
- a CDS encoding MlaE family ABC transporter permease, whose translation MSGDPTLERIAQGEGLALCAAGNWTARFAPALERIVSDAEKLRGSRPHIFIDVSQVASLDTFGAWLIERLRRSLSNASAEAEIAGLSANYSSLVDEVRRVGAAPSIASDPLSISGMLEQIGRTVAGVGGTIVGLVDMLGAVIAAAGKVLIHPRSFRLTSTVHHLEQVCWRAVPIVVLITFLIGCIISQQGIFHFRRFGADIFVVDMLGVLVLREIGVLLVAIMVAGRSGSAYTAELGSMKMREEIDALRTMGFDPIEVLILPRMLALVLALPILAFLGAMAALYGGGLVAWLYGGVDPEAFLLRLRDAISIDHFVVGMVKAPVMAAVIGIVACVEGLAVQGSAESLGQHTTASVVKGIFFVIVMDGVFAIFFAAIGM comes from the coding sequence GTGAGCGGCGACCCGACACTGGAGCGGATAGCCCAAGGCGAAGGACTGGCGTTGTGCGCGGCGGGCAACTGGACCGCCCGCTTTGCCCCTGCGCTCGAGCGGATCGTCTCCGACGCCGAGAAGCTGCGCGGCAGCCGCCCGCACATCTTCATCGACGTGTCGCAGGTCGCGAGCCTCGATACGTTCGGCGCATGGCTGATCGAGCGGCTGCGCCGCAGCCTCAGCAACGCTTCTGCGGAGGCGGAGATCGCGGGCCTCTCCGCCAACTATTCCAGCCTGGTCGACGAGGTCCGTCGCGTCGGCGCAGCGCCCAGCATCGCAAGCGATCCGCTGTCGATCTCAGGCATGCTGGAGCAGATCGGCCGCACCGTGGCCGGTGTCGGGGGCACGATCGTCGGCCTGGTCGACATGCTCGGTGCCGTGATAGCGGCCGCCGGCAAAGTATTGATCCATCCGCGCAGCTTCCGTTTGACCTCGACCGTGCATCACCTCGAGCAGGTGTGCTGGCGCGCGGTGCCGATCGTGGTGCTGATCACCTTCCTGATCGGCTGCATCATCTCGCAGCAGGGCATCTTCCATTTCCGCAGGTTCGGCGCCGACATCTTCGTCGTCGACATGCTGGGCGTGCTGGTGCTGCGCGAGATCGGCGTGCTGCTGGTCGCGATCATGGTCGCGGGCCGCTCCGGCTCGGCCTATACCGCCGAGCTCGGCTCGATGAAGATGCGCGAGGAGATCGACGCGCTGCGCACCATGGGCTTCGATCCGATCGAGGTCTTGATCCTGCCGCGCATGCTGGCGCTGGTGCTGGCGCTGCCGATCCTGGCCTTCCTCGGCGCGATGGCTGCGCTCTATGGCGGCGGGCTTGTGGCCTGGCTCTATGGCGGCGTCGATCCGGAAGCCTTCCTGCTCCGCCTTCGTGATGCCATATCGATCGACCATTTCGTCGTCGGCATGGTCAAGGCACCGGTGATGGCGGCGGTGATCGGCATCGTCGCCTGCGTCGAGGGGCTGGCGGTGCAGGGCTCGGCGGAGTCGCTCGGTCAGCACACCACCGCCTCGGTGGTGAAAGGGATCTTCTTCGTGATCGTGATGGACGGCGTGTTCGCGATCTTCTTCGCTGCGATCGGGATGTGA
- a CDS encoding negative regulator of septation ring formation, giving the protein MANTPKKVKDPTEVALSAIQEALNISEQSAENRSSLNEGAAPPNLPPPAPDFSAASLDQRPNVDRPAFEPIEESRAPRRAANDDRETIGQMLQTLQGGRSARNAFTLFFVCSGAWLLGGAILTIAFWPALQASMAQGTGVLVLAGLAALFAVPILLFYYLASLAAHGQRMQMIAQSMAQVAMRFSEPENAAADSMVTVGQAIRREVAAMGDGVERAIARAGELETLVANEVAALERAYSDNEVRIRALLQDIAHQRDNLVGQAEQVRSAISGVQIDLRHDIALISDAIASRVDEVAKSITGALEERGQHITTALSHAGDNMILALGERGGDLLDRLEEASAETTRAVMDASERLTTSLNFKTGHVHDEFVDLADRVHEMLNERVDRITGEFEQRSSAIVDGISDRTEEVHDSLKNSADSLLLELELRSNDLVSKIDDAGNRLAGQIMTSGDKASEALDVTVNSLVAKVVGQTETAHDSLSLQMSAFDDLVKNHGSELAEKFARDSGTLGALITRHISEFDRTVKTFGGDIVERMGQRTQDIADSLKIYVDTFDHRVTTNSGDITASLDQRLLQFETTLGSRVTNLDASLNDKLSSFDSSLASKIGSFDGRLQSLDDTIDGRMRTLEVTFESRAKSVTDTIDGHLGTLATQLTEGATQAIQSIDSRLGLLTTTLTEGTVQAIAAVDHRINGVTETIDGHSIRLADTINGHSTRLAETIDGHSTRLVETISGHSSNLTDTITARFTDIRQGIESRVGVIAGDIDTRVAQFEDLLGSRVEAVAGRIESSGRQASEDLMSRAELLSSSIKSHVEDAERSLTNLVVNTSETIQTGARTAQQALLSVSSDVGNQLKQSSAEVESVLTAVGTSAANSILTSARDAQVSLVSASGDVASQIKALSEDVERTLQAAGSATAASVLSGARDAQTTLVSASAEAASQVKSLAADVEQSLSMSGSAAAEAIMTGAREAQTTLIATSTDVTGQVKSLASDVERSLSMAGSATAEAVVASAREAQSTLAGASTEAANLVRTLAADVEHSLSTAGTATAEAVVASAREAQSTLAGASTDATNLVRTLSADIERSLSMAGTATAEAVVASAREAQSTLAGASTEATNLVRTLSADIERSLSMAGTATAEAVVTSAREAQSTLAGASTEATNLVRTLAADMERSLSMAGSATAESITSGAREAQSMLVSASAESATQVTALAADIQRVLSMAGSGTAEALTAGAREAQNTLVSAATDAVNHVKSLAVDVERTLTAVGTNTAQSILGSARDAQNSFVATSSETASQIRAISAEIERSLTTAGAETAQTVLGSAREAQSSFASTSADAAAQIRTLSTDIERALGAVTAKTTDNIQTSAQNAQAALINMSNEVSTKVKTTSADIERSVLSASSAFGSAMTGKTDEIVTYVQQQTERLSQIVDGRRGSLVEALTAKTTQLATDMDRATADALKAIETRGLAFSQSMSAHGGDVARNITSAGDQATGAVAKSLKELEQASRAAIDQSRQVSISAVTEMQETSKILRTDTVALFERLREGNILLQEVLTGAHDNLNSLERALVTRVADFVSAMNDVTSRNGVATQTLEDQLTVFNSKTGKALEDLGALSSEFETHGKALIDAAAVVEQANRSTTASVSERKSALESLVTTIDLRTTDLDQRLSRFTGLLDESLAAAEERARDIARVVAETAGAGSAAISKQFEAVRMAAENERQQTVDAMNDLYQQSNAETDAMFKDSTEKFSAMVTAMKQMASEMHNELEATRNELRRGVLEMPQEAAENTAQMRKVIVDQIEALAELNRIVAHHGRGLDVVSTNRASVRHEEPVMAAAGGRGDVRMRDNGNSAATLPPPDLGMASSRRTEAPSVSPASPNNNNGDGWLSDLLNRSDAPPPAQPSREAQRPRPQQQPAANPLESLSLDIGRLMDRTLAAEMWDRYQRGENKAFSKRLYTPAGQKAFDEVARKYRADRGFKQTVDRYIAEFERLLDEVAREGRGQQELAGHLTSETGLVYTLLAHAAGRLG; this is encoded by the coding sequence ATGGCGAACACTCCCAAGAAGGTCAAAGATCCCACCGAAGTCGCGCTTTCTGCCATCCAGGAAGCCCTCAACATCAGCGAACAGAGTGCGGAGAACCGCAGCTCCCTCAACGAAGGCGCCGCGCCGCCAAATCTGCCGCCGCCTGCGCCCGATTTTTCAGCTGCATCGTTGGATCAGCGTCCGAATGTCGATCGCCCGGCGTTCGAGCCGATCGAGGAGTCGCGCGCGCCGCGCCGCGCCGCCAACGATGATCGCGAGACCATCGGCCAGATGCTGCAGACGTTGCAGGGCGGCCGTTCCGCACGCAACGCCTTCACGCTGTTCTTCGTCTGCTCCGGCGCCTGGCTGCTCGGCGGCGCGATCCTCACCATCGCCTTCTGGCCCGCGCTGCAGGCTTCGATGGCCCAGGGCACCGGCGTGCTGGTGCTCGCCGGCCTCGCCGCGCTGTTCGCCGTGCCGATCCTCCTGTTCTACTATCTCGCCAGCCTCGCCGCGCACGGTCAGCGCATGCAGATGATCGCGCAATCGATGGCGCAGGTCGCAATGCGATTCTCCGAGCCGGAAAACGCCGCCGCCGATTCCATGGTGACGGTCGGTCAGGCGATCCGCCGCGAGGTCGCGGCGATGGGCGACGGCGTCGAGCGCGCGATCGCGCGCGCCGGCGAACTCGAGACGCTGGTTGCCAACGAAGTGGCGGCGCTGGAACGCGCCTATTCCGACAACGAAGTGCGCATCCGCGCGCTGCTGCAGGACATCGCCCACCAGCGCGACAATCTGGTCGGCCAGGCCGAGCAGGTGCGCAGCGCGATCTCCGGCGTGCAGATCGACCTGCGCCACGACATTGCGCTGATCTCGGACGCGATCGCCTCGCGCGTCGACGAGGTCGCCAAGAGCATCACCGGCGCGCTGGAAGAGCGCGGCCAGCACATCACGACGGCGCTGAGCCATGCCGGCGACAACATGATCCTCGCGCTCGGCGAGCGCGGCGGCGACCTGCTCGACCGCCTCGAGGAAGCCAGCGCCGAGACCACCCGCGCGGTGATGGACGCCTCCGAGCGGCTCACCACCAGCCTCAACTTCAAGACCGGCCACGTCCATGACGAGTTCGTCGATCTGGCCGATCGCGTCCACGAGATGCTGAACGAGCGTGTCGACCGCATCACCGGCGAGTTCGAGCAGCGTTCGTCTGCGATCGTCGACGGCATCTCCGACCGCACCGAAGAGGTCCACGACTCCCTGAAGAACTCCGCGGACTCGCTGCTGCTGGAGCTCGAGCTGCGCAGCAACGACCTCGTCAGCAAGATCGACGACGCCGGAAACCGCCTCGCCGGCCAGATCATGACCTCCGGCGACAAGGCGAGCGAGGCGCTCGACGTCACCGTCAATTCGCTGGTCGCCAAGGTGGTGGGCCAGACCGAGACCGCACACGATTCGCTGTCGCTGCAGATGAGCGCGTTCGACGACCTGGTGAAGAACCACGGCAGCGAGCTCGCCGAGAAATTCGCCCGCGACTCCGGCACGCTCGGCGCACTGATTACCCGCCACATCTCGGAATTCGACCGCACCGTGAAGACCTTCGGCGGCGATATCGTCGAGCGCATGGGCCAGCGCACCCAGGACATCGCCGACAGCCTGAAGATCTATGTCGACACGTTCGACCATCGCGTCACCACCAACAGCGGCGACATCACCGCCTCGCTCGACCAGCGCCTGCTGCAGTTCGAGACCACGCTCGGCAGCCGCGTCACCAATCTCGACGCCTCGCTGAACGACAAGCTGTCGTCGTTCGACTCCTCGCTCGCCAGCAAGATCGGCTCGTTCGACGGCCGTCTGCAATCGCTGGATGACACTATCGACGGCCGCATGAGGACGCTCGAAGTCACCTTCGAGAGCCGCGCCAAGTCGGTCACCGACACCATCGACGGCCATCTCGGCACGCTCGCGACGCAACTCACCGAAGGCGCCACCCAGGCGATCCAGTCGATCGACTCGCGGCTCGGCCTGCTCACCACGACCCTGACCGAGGGCACGGTGCAGGCGATCGCCGCGGTCGACCACCGTATCAACGGCGTCACCGAGACGATCGACGGCCACAGCATCCGGCTTGCCGACACCATCAACGGCCACAGCACCCGCCTCGCCGAAACCATCGACGGTCACAGCACTCGCCTCGTCGAGACCATCAGTGGTCATAGCTCGAACCTGACCGACACCATCACCGCGCGCTTCACCGATATCCGGCAGGGCATCGAGAGCCGCGTCGGCGTCATCGCCGGCGACATCGACACCCGCGTCGCGCAGTTCGAGGACCTGCTGGGCTCGCGCGTCGAGGCCGTCGCCGGCCGCATCGAGAGCAGCGGCCGCCAGGCGAGCGAGGACCTGATGTCCCGCGCCGAGCTGTTGTCGTCGAGCATCAAATCCCATGTCGAGGACGCCGAGCGCTCGCTGACCAACCTCGTGGTCAACACCAGCGAGACGATCCAGACCGGCGCGCGCACCGCTCAGCAGGCGCTGCTCTCAGTGTCTTCGGACGTCGGCAACCAGCTCAAGCAGAGCTCGGCCGAGGTCGAGAGCGTGCTGACTGCCGTCGGCACCAGCGCCGCCAATTCGATCCTCACCAGTGCCCGCGACGCGCAGGTCTCGCTGGTCTCCGCCTCCGGCGACGTCGCCTCCCAGATCAAGGCGCTGTCGGAGGATGTCGAGCGCACGCTGCAGGCCGCCGGCAGCGCCACCGCAGCCTCGGTGCTGTCGGGCGCCCGCGACGCGCAGACCACGCTGGTCTCGGCGTCGGCCGAGGCCGCCAGCCAGGTCAAGTCGCTCGCCGCCGATGTCGAGCAGTCGCTGTCGATGTCCGGCTCTGCCGCCGCCGAAGCGATCATGACCGGCGCGCGCGAGGCCCAGACCACGTTGATCGCGACATCGACCGACGTCACCGGCCAGGTGAAGTCGCTCGCCAGCGACGTCGAGCGCTCGCTCTCGATGGCCGGCAGCGCGACCGCGGAAGCCGTCGTCGCCTCCGCCCGCGAGGCCCAGAGCACGCTCGCCGGCGCCTCCACCGAAGCCGCCAATCTAGTGCGCACGCTCGCGGCCGACGTCGAGCACTCGCTCTCGACCGCCGGCACCGCGACCGCGGAAGCCGTCGTCGCCTCCGCCCGCGAGGCCCAGAGCACGCTCGCCGGCGCTTCCACCGACGCCACCAATCTGGTCCGCACCCTGTCGGCCGACATCGAGCGCTCGCTGTCGATGGCCGGCACCGCCACCGCGGAAGCCGTCGTCGCCTCCGCCCGCGAGGCCCAGAGCACGCTTGCCGGTGCGTCCACCGAGGCCACCAATCTGGTCCGCACCCTGTCGGCCGATATCGAGCGCTCGCTTTCGATGGCCGGCACCGCCACTGCGGAAGCCGTCGTCACTTCCGCCCGCGAGGCCCAGAGCACGCTTGCCGGTGCGTCCACCGAGGCCACCAATCTGGTCCGCACGCTCGCGGCCGATATGGAACGCTCGCTGTCGATGGCCGGCTCGGCCACCGCGGAATCGATCACGTCAGGTGCGCGTGAAGCCCAGAGCATGCTGGTCAGCGCATCCGCCGAGTCTGCGACACAGGTGACGGCGCTTGCCGCCGACATCCAGCGCGTGCTGTCGATGGCCGGCAGCGGCACCGCCGAGGCGCTGACCGCAGGTGCCCGCGAGGCGCAGAACACACTGGTCAGCGCGGCGACGGACGCCGTCAACCACGTCAAGTCGCTGGCCGTCGATGTCGAGCGCACCCTGACGGCGGTCGGCACCAACACCGCCCAGTCGATCCTGGGCAGCGCCCGCGACGCCCAGAACTCGTTCGTGGCAACGTCCAGCGAGACCGCAAGCCAGATCCGCGCGATCTCCGCCGAGATCGAGCGCTCGCTGACCACGGCCGGCGCGGAGACCGCGCAGACCGTGCTGGGCAGCGCCCGCGAGGCCCAGAGCTCGTTTGCGTCAACCTCGGCCGATGCCGCCGCCCAAATCCGCACGCTCTCGACCGATATCGAGCGCGCGCTGGGTGCGGTCACGGCCAAGACCACCGACAACATCCAGACGTCGGCGCAGAACGCGCAGGCCGCGCTGATCAACATGTCCAACGAGGTCTCGACCAAGGTCAAGACGACCTCCGCCGACATCGAGCGCTCGGTGCTGTCGGCCTCCAGCGCGTTCGGCTCGGCGATGACCGGCAAGACCGACGAGATCGTCACCTATGTGCAGCAGCAGACCGAGCGCCTGTCGCAGATCGTCGACGGCCGCCGCGGCTCGCTGGTCGAGGCGCTGACCGCCAAGACCACGCAGCTTGCGACCGACATGGATCGCGCCACTGCGGATGCGCTGAAGGCGATCGAAACCCGCGGCCTCGCCTTCTCGCAGTCGATGTCGGCGCACGGCGGCGACGTCGCGCGCAACATCACCTCGGCCGGCGACCAGGCGACCGGCGCGGTGGCGAAGTCGCTCAAGGAGCTCGAGCAGGCCTCTCGCGCGGCGATCGATCAGTCGCGCCAGGTCTCGATCTCGGCCGTCACCGAGATGCAGGAGACCAGCAAGATCCTGCGCACCGATACGGTCGCGCTGTTCGAGCGGCTGCGCGAGGGCAACATCCTGCTGCAGGAAGTGTTGACCGGCGCCCACGACAACCTCAACTCGCTGGAGCGCGCGCTGGTGACCCGCGTGGCCGACTTCGTGTCCGCCATGAACGACGTCACCTCGCGCAACGGCGTGGCGACCCAGACGCTGGAAGACCAGCTCACGGTGTTCAACAGCAAGACCGGCAAGGCGCTGGAAGATCTCGGCGCGTTGTCGAGCGAGTTCGAGACCCATGGCAAGGCGCTGATCGACGCGGCTGCCGTGGTCGAGCAGGCCAACCGCTCGACGACGGCCTCCGTCAGCGAGCGCAAGTCGGCGCTGGAATCGCTGGTCACCACCATCGACCTGCGCACCACCGATCTCGACCAGCGGCTGTCGCGCTTCACCGGGCTGCTCGATGAATCGCTGGCCGCGGCCGAGGAGCGCGCCCGCGACATCGCACGCGTGGTGGCGGAGACCGCAGGCGCCGGTTCGGCGGCGATCAGCAAGCAGTTCGAGGCGGTGCGCATGGCGGCCGAGAACGAGCGTCAGCAGACCGTCGACGCCATGAACGACCTCTACCAGCAGAGCAACGCCGAGACCGATGCGATGTTCAAGGACTCGACGGAGAAGTTCTCCGCGATGGTCACGGCGATGAAGCAGATGGCGAGCGAGATGCACAACGAGCTCGAGGCCACCCGCAACGAGCTGCGCCGCGGCGTGCTCGAAATGCCGCAGGAGGCCGCCGAGAACACCGCGCAGATGCGCAAGGTGATCGTCGACCAGATCGAGGCGCTGGCCGAACTGAACCGCATCGTCGCCCATCACGGCCGCGGGCTCGACGTCGTCAGCACCAACCGCGCCAGCGTCCGCCACGAGGAGCCGGTGATGGCTGCCGCCGGCGGCCGCGGCGACGTCCGGATGCGGGACAATGGCAACAGCGCCGCGACGCTGCCGCCGCCCGATCTCGGCATGGCGAGTTCGCGCCGCACCGAGGCCCCGTCGGTCAGCCCGGCAAGCCCCAACAACAACAACGGCGACGGCTGGCTGTCCGACCTGCTTAACCGCAGCGACGCGCCGCCGCCGGCGCAGCCGAGCCGCGAGGCCCAGCGCCCGCGTCCGCAGCAGCAGCCTGCCGCCAATCCGCTGGAGTCGCTGTCGCTCGACATCGGCCGGCTGATGGACCGGACGCTTGCCGCCGAGATGTGGGATCGCTACCAGCGCGGCGAGAACAAGGCGTTCAGCAAGCGCCTCTACACCCCGGCCGGCCAGAAGGCCTTTGATGAGGTGGCCCGCAAGTACCGCGCCGACCGCGGCTTCAAGCAGACGGTCGACCGCTACATCGCGGAGTTCGAGCGGCTGCTCGACGAAGTCGCCCGCGAAGGCCGCGGCCAGCAGGAGCTGGCTGGCCACCTGACCTCGGAGACCGGGCTGGTCTACACCCTGCTCGCACATGCCGCGGGACGGCTGGGGTAA
- a CDS encoding MlaD family protein → METRANYVLIGAFTLAVIAAAFGFVLWFQSLHTTKQRSPLRVIFEGPASGLRNGGNVNFNGIRIGEVVSVKLDNPRRVVALAMIENNAPLRKDTLVGLEFQGLTGVAAISLKGGEEAAPPVPLDEDGIPVLTADPNALQDVTEAIRATLQNVNRIVADNQQSVKNSLKNLEVFTQALARNSEKIDNVMLKVDGVMGKADSLMLGLNAIAGGNSGSELNLMVKSIRELAEDLDKRSTALITDGRRTLSDISRAVNNFDRNPSRVIFGGSNNAAPEPAPAPAAAPGPRRRQ, encoded by the coding sequence ATGGAAACGCGGGCGAACTACGTCTTGATCGGGGCTTTCACGCTGGCGGTGATCGCCGCCGCGTTCGGCTTCGTGCTGTGGTTCCAGAGCCTGCACACCACCAAGCAGCGCAGCCCCCTGCGGGTAATCTTCGAGGGACCGGCATCGGGCCTCCGCAATGGCGGCAATGTCAATTTTAACGGTATCCGGATAGGGGAAGTGGTCTCGGTGAAGCTCGACAACCCGCGGCGCGTGGTCGCGCTGGCGATGATCGAGAACAACGCGCCGCTCCGCAAGGACACCCTGGTCGGTCTCGAATTCCAGGGCCTCACCGGCGTTGCCGCGATCTCGCTGAAGGGCGGCGAGGAGGCCGCTCCGCCGGTGCCGCTCGACGAGGACGGCATCCCGGTTCTGACCGCCGACCCCAATGCGCTGCAGGACGTCACCGAGGCGATCCGCGCCACGCTGCAAAACGTCAACCGCATCGTCGCCGACAATCAGCAGTCGGTGAAGAATTCGCTGAAGAACCTCGAGGTCTTCACCCAGGCGCTGGCGCGCAATTCCGAGAAGATCGACAACGTCATGCTCAAGGTCGACGGCGTGATGGGCAAGGCCGACAGTCTGATGCTGGGCCTCAATGCGATCGCCGGCGGCAACAGCGGCAGCGAGCTGAACCTGATGGTGAAGTCGATCCGCGAGCTCGCCGAGGATCTCGACAAGCGCTCCACCGCCCTGATCACCGACGGCCGCCGCACGCTCTCCGACATCAGCCGCGCCGTGAACAATTTCGACCGCAACCCGAGCCGGGTGATCTTCGGCGGCAGCAACAACGCCGCACCCGAACCCGCGCCGGCTCCGGCCGCAGCACCCGGACCGCGGCGGCGGCAGTGA